The genomic window CAAACATCTGTCCTtagagtgaggaaaaaaatccatatccATATCCTCTTTGACAAGTTATCCCCAAGGAAGGCGTGAGTCTCCCTGTTAGTGtgctctggggcagagcagtGGTGTGCAACAGAAACAAGAATCAGCCTTCTTCAACCAAAGAATATTTATCCCTACAGTTTCTAATTTACACTCTGCCTTACTGCTGGGAGAATTTTGCACCGCCCCCAGGAAACCCTCAACCCTTTTTTGTGCTCATTCCTGTTCAGGTTTAAGGAAATTGTTTCTCAGTGAAGGATGGCTCACGAGCTGCGTGAGAGACAGACTGCAAGGAGACACAACCTGggtgccaccagtgccaccagtgccctGCCTGGTCCCCACGGGGCACCCAGGTCCCGGTGTGTGCATGGGAGGGGCAGCACCATCGCCCAGGGAAAGGTGGGAGCTGCCCAAAAAACACCCAGGACTGAGGAGGTGAAGGGCCAGGGATgtccagagggcagggagggcaagAGGAGATCCAAAGGTGCTTCTGTTCCTGCcaaactcctcctgcagcccccaaaaCGCCTCTTTAATAACTCCCAACTTTTATAAGTCCCAACTCCCACAGcccaaaaaaaatcctctttaatAAATCCCACCAACTTTAATGAGTCCCAACTTAGCTTTTAATAAGTCCCAACTCAACTCTAATAAGTTCCAACTCCTTTAGCCCCAAAAACACCTCTTTGAAGCCAGAGTAGTTGGGAGTTTTTAACAGATGTCCCAaggtggggacaggaggggacagtgtccgcctgccctggccccagccgtgggcatctcctgctgccctgcactggaATCGTCCAtggggacaggagaggtggcCAGCAAAACCCTCCCCAGAACAGCTCCAGAGGAGGGAAAAGCCCCTCTTGTTTCCACCCACCCTTCCCAGAGCCCATCCTGATCCCTCCATGGCGAAGGAGgatccctccctgcctcctccgGCTCAGCGCCGGCGCGATCGCGCCTCTGCCCGCTGCCAAGTCTCCTCTTGCTCAAGGTCTTGCCTCGGCTTTCCAGGATCTGTTTGTTCTTAATCACCTTCCAAACAAAGTCCGATGGCGGCTCCTCTGAGGGCTCCTGGTGGTGGCATCAATAAAAATCAAGAGTGGTGAGAAGGGAAGATAAAGGCTCCCCACACGCCTGAGCCCAGCCTAACAAAGGGGCTTTGTTGGGAAAGGTCAGCTCCGGAGCTGGGAGGATTtcccaggctggagaaagcaaTAACCCAGCAGGCAAGGAGGGGATTAAACTCGGCTTTGTTAAACTGCGGCCCTGGGGTGAGGCctctgagctgccccagctcctccagccaggCTTTGGGCTGGGTTCCTCCAAAACAAGAGCTCTTCAAGCTCGGTGCCTCCAGGATGTGCAGGGTGTGTCAAGGATGACCTTGAGGGCCCTCTCCATGCACAGAACCACTCAGGAGAACTGGGACCTGATCCACGGCAGAAACAACCCCTGAAAAATCACCATGAACcagcaaaataaaccaaataaatcCCCTGGCACgaggcctccaggatccaggCCCGGCTCTGCCACTTGACATTAATCCTGCTTGGCAAAGGCCGcggcagctcctgtgcccaaGAGccaggtgcagctgcaggttgGGATAAAGCCCTCTTGTGCAGCCACGATTAAAAACGTGGATGAAAACAAACTTAAAGGTCCAGCACAAtcagccttttttaaaaagtcagaaagaaaaaataataaatcaacTCCTCTTCCCCAATGAATCTTTCAGCTTTTACCAGCAGGGACTGGTCCCTGCTTCACAGGACCTGGTTTCTCTGGGGACAGGGCAATTGGTTTCCTGCCAAGCAGCCAAGGAGAATAAGCCCTTtctcaattcttttttttttgttaaaaatccttattttttaaGCTACTTATCCCAACAGCCAATTGTTCCCTCACCGGGAGCCCCCCACTCGGAGTTCAGAGTCCACAGGAATTCTGAAAGCTGTtatcaccctcacagggaaaggATATAAACCCGAGCTTGTTTTCTTATCTCTTGGAACAGAAAACCCCCGTGTGTTTCGCAAATGAGCCCTGTATGAACAGTTAATCAGTGGATAAAAGCGTGTTGGGTGTGGAAACGCCGCCTTATCCCACCGCTGACATCAGGGCTTGCATCCCCACGGCTTTGTGCTGGATTTTTGCCACGTTGTGTTTGGATTTGGAGCTCAGCTACAGAGCTGGGCTCggctctccctccctgcagcagccaccgGAGCTGTGCCGGGGTTTGCTCATCCCTCCTGCACCATCCGAGCCCCGAATGCTCCTTCCTTTCCATGGAAACAGCAGTACCTGAGAGCTCCCCTCCGTGCCAAATCCCCCAGGCTTTGCAGCAAAACACCATCAGGGTGTTGTTAACCAGAAccttccagggcagggaacgTGAGAAATGAGACTCTGACACAGCCAATATATCAAAaatttaataattgattaattagcatggtaaagtgtgagcaaagacagcgtTGGgcacagtggaaggattttcccttctgcacacccattgctggacttgctggggttttattggctatattcatacatattcataagcttttctcagcagcttctatttccaatttttaatgtCACCATTCAATACCTAACAACAGTAAATCCATGACGGTGGTGTTTGGTTCCTATTCAATTCCTATATtctattgtgatctattttaaatttcaatatcCCAGGATGTATATCCAGGATCTGTATCCCcggtggtggggtccagcttccagatgtggggtccagtttctattttccaggtctatcagtcTGTGATAgtgatgttcagttttcctttttcaggaaccatGAAGCTGAAATCTTCCATATCCAGGATTTTTTCTAccagtctgtgagaaagcctttttacattctaaaactacagttcaaaattctttaatacaaaacaagcttctaGAGTTATAAATTCAAAGactcttattacagaatagcttgagatttataataggtaattgcaagcaaagtttgttcCAAACCCCCTTCCACGCTTTCCAAGGCTGTTTTTTAGAACTCATCTTtgtaactgtcccatggccgtgttctacaattacaattacacagattctttttatttccctgacacgaaacacaactttgtgTTTCACAGGAAACCCACCCACCCCGGGCACAACCCCAGAGCATCCACAGAGGATCCATCCTGCAGCACATCCAGCACTGGGCTCTCTCAGTTCAGGCCTGTGCTATTCAGGACCAGTTCTAGTCTCAAAACCAGCCCAAAGGGGCCAAGTCAGGCACTGCCGGGGGTGTctcagctcctgtcccagctgagGGTCCCAAATCCTCCTGCCCGGGGTCTGAGGGTGGTCAGGACAAaccctgcaccctgccctgggccagggCCACGTCTGAATTCTGGGCTCAGGCTGGGGCCACAGGCAACAAGAGAGACCCcgaggggctggggtgggtcCAGAGCCAGGAATGGAGCTGGAGAAgtctcagggctgctgttccctgagattctcctcggggttgctgttccctgaggtgtgcagggttttcgtcttctctttgccccaAGTGTTTcacgccagagccagagaagacaaactgagtccccagtccgtgtttccagGGTTGTTCATTCTTTCATcatctctcagttctgtcccagctctgcagggcgtccccagcagagcaggacacgcggcaggactgggcgggtcagagggtcccggaccctttgtaccattccctgacccaaccacgTCCACaaggaactttttatttacagaatcttaccaatactcaCTGCCTATGTTAAcctgtcatttctactctaaaccaatccttgtgatccaactcagcagaaaatgggggatgagaacaagaacaaggaggacgggaccactccccaattcctccatcctgcctcttcaagcccatacactaaaaatcctaaattctacatttgcaCTCTGTGAttaactaactactacttattttgaattctctcagcttgtgattcttcacacactgtgggcattcactgccatggcagggatcagaggcagtgccctcctgggctctgtgtgaggctgcctgagccccttggacagaccccagaccccctgtccggtctccaaaccctccagggcggccagagggatgtcctggactctgacaggGAAGGGGCTGTAGAACTCCTGAGGGAgttgggaaaggggctcagcctggagagaaggagcTATGGGGGGGtctcctgtggctctgcacaactcctgacaggaggggacagccggggcaGGTCGGGCTCTGcacccaggaacagggacaagAATAAAGCACCCGGGGAAGTtgaggttggatattgggaaatTTCCTCCATGGAAAGAGTTGCCCTGGCACCAGGGcagcggtggagtcaccacccctggcatgtggcccttggggaccTCCTGAtattggaggtttttttcccagccttgATAATTCCAGGATTCGACCATCTCGGTAAAAGGAGGGCTCAGAAGATGCAGTGCGGCCAAAAAAGCCGAATTTCCCAGCTCCGGGTGAAGGAGCTGAGGGCAAAGCACCCTCTCGGTGCAGCTGCAGCGCCCGGGGCTCATCCTTCCGTCCCCGGGGGAAGAGCAGGAGGCCAAGCTGAGCAAACACGGGCGGCTTCTGTCCAAGCAGGCAAGTGAATCTGGAGGCACAATTTGTCATCTAATTGCAAccacacccccaccccgggatTAATTGCTGCATTTGaatgcagagcagggcagattTATGGCCCCATCAGGTTTCATCAGCCGTTACCGGTGATTGATGCCCGAGTAAAAGCATTGCAAACAGCCAAAAAGAGCCCTAAtcggggttttttttcagagttaGGAGTGTTTGGATTGTTTAATCATCTCCGAGCCTGCAAGAGAGGGAAATGAAAACCTTGGCCACATTTGCTCCAGACTCCACTGAAGATTTTTGGCTCATGCACAAGGGGAAGTTGCCTCGGGAGGGTGTCTAAGATTTCCACAGAATTATGGGCAGGAAGAAGAGTTGGGGTAACAAAACCCTGATGTTTTTCCATATTCAAAGGCAGAGGGACGTTCAGCAGAAATAAACCTTTAACCAGGATAAAGCATTAACCACCGTCTGCCTCTGTCTCAGATAAAGAGGGGAAATCAACCCCCACCCTGGCCCAAGATCAGCAGTTGTGTAACCACGAGGTGCAGGGCCAAAACCACCCCACAGACTCCCAAAACCACCCCACAGCCACCCAAAACCATCCCATAGCCACCCAAAACCATCCCACAGCCACCCAAAACCATCCCACAGCCACCCAAAACCATCCCACAACCTCCCAAAACCATCCCACAGCCACCCAGAAACATCCCACAGCCACCCAAAACCATCCCACAGCCACCCAGAAACATCCCACAGCCACCCAAAAGCATCCCACAACCTCCCAAAAACATCCATAGCCTCCCCAAGCCATCATTCAGCCACCCAAAACCACCCCACAGCCACCCAAAACCATCCCACAGCCACCCAAAACCATCCCACAGCCACCCAGAAACATCCCACAGCCACCCAAAACCATCCCACAGCCACCCAAAACCTTCTCATGGCGTCCCAAACCCTCTCTGAGCCACCCAAACCCAGTGCTCGCAGCTGGTgatgcccagagctgccccagttCAGCTCCTGTAAGGTCCCAGTATGAACCAGCAATCACTGGCGCTGAGCCCTGAGGgcctgaggctgctcagggcaccCAAGGGTTCCCCAAAAACATCTGATAGCACccaaaaaaagtatttttatccATAAAGGAAAGGGAAGCCACCTTTCACTGTAGGGAATCATGCTGGGAGAACACGGAGAGGGAGGGAGCACCCAGGAGGGTGAGGGAGCACCAAGGAGGACCAGGAGGAACAGCCAAGGAGGACCAGGGAGAAATGGAGATCACTGAGGAGGTCCAGAGGGCAGGAGAAACCTCCAAGGAGGGTCAGAGAGCAGGAGAAACCTCCAAGGAGGGTCAGGGCTGGAGACCATGGGGGACTTGGATCCCGGGGTTTTGGGCAGTGGGGGCTCAGGTGTGCCTCATGCCCTGCTGTACCAAGCAAGGCCAGAGTGGGTTCAGCCAGAGGTGAAAGGCACCTCGTTCACCCAGGTGACAGCACCGAGCCTCCAGCCTGACCTCCAGGTGACCCCAAAATCAGCTcccagtgaggaggaggagcagggacacccccgGAGCTGTCACTGAGCTGGGGACCCACAGATGTCCAAATCCCAGGGGTGACAGCCCTGTGCTCCACCCCGAAGAGTTTCGCCTGCAAATCCCATTTTCTCacccatctcccagcccagcaacGGGTTTGAACTGGTTTCTGCTCCAACCCCCACTGGTGAAACCACTGCCCCTCTCCAGGCTCAGGTCCAAGTTTCCCATGGGCAAAGCCTCTTCTTGGCCCCAACGGCTCCGTGCCCACGTCCAGGGATCATCCAGAGCTCAGGGAAGGGATGTGGGGACAGAagagccctgggagctggggacaACAGGGACCTCACCCAATTTGTCACCAGCAATGTGAGAAGAGCCATAAATCCATCAGAAACGGGGATCCACCACGGGGATCAGCCTGAGCTGGGTTTTGGGAAGGGCCCAATTTTTGTCTTCTCACAGCTCAGCCCATCAGATCCCACTCTTGGCACCGCCTCAGCTTCCCACcccactgctcctccctggcacCAAGCCTGCGGGACATCAGCTCCGAGATGTTTCCTGCCTAAAAACCAGGCACAAAGGGGAGAGCAAATAATCCCCAGTCCTTCAGAGCTGCCAAAATACCTGGTGAGAATGCAGAGTTTCACTCTGCAATGGCCCCTCCCTTGGCTCTTCAACACctgcaaagcaaaacagaaaaaaaacagccCAAAAAATGCTGAGACCAAACCCAGGCACTCGGCGTCACCGGGGAGGTTCTGGGTGGAACCAGTGACCCACGGAGGTTTTTCTTCACCGGTTTTGCCTTGGCCAGCtgtggtggggaggaggaggccaCAAACTCCTTCATGAGGAGAACAGGGGTGAAAAGCGCAGATTCCCACAGCTGGGGGCGTTTtccagtccctgccctgggctggaccctgggctgggctctgtgggcAGCAAAGGTCTCTCAGAGGGGCCAAAGCCTTCATTCCTCCCTGTGAACCATAAATCTCCTCAAAATTAAGCCTCCCTTGGTTTGAGCCCACCTCAGCAATCTGGGTTGGATTTAAGAGCAGGTTCAAGCACAACCTTCCCATAGAACCCATAGAACTgggtttaaggtcccttctaacccagaTCATCTGTGATTCCATGACAAACCCATCGTGTTCCCAGCCTGGTTTTGGGCAGTCCCAGCAGAACCACGTCCCACCATCCCCccgggagcagcctgggctcctcctgcctctccccgCTCCGGGAGATCAGCTCATCCTCACGAGAGCTcctggggaaaagcaggaaaagggctGGGTGGGGAATGGATGAGCTTCTCTGGAGCTGGTGGATGTGGAgtctggacacactccaggaGTTTTCACTCTTCAGCTGTTTTGGTCCCCGTTCCGTCAGCACAGGATGCTCTGGCAGCCTCAAAGCTGCTTCTCCAGGGATGATCCCAGAGCCACTTTGACCCCAAACCGTCCCAGTTCGGCTGTGATGTCACTGTGATGTCACTGTGATGTCTCTGTGGTGTCACTGTGGTGTCACTGTGGTgtcacccacagcacccccagcctgggcccccccacccccaaaaagAGGGAATCGCCGCGGTCCTTGGAGGGGCGGGATGGGAATTTTGGGAGCCTCGGaaaagggaggaggggggaaggatgatgaagggcaggggaggaaggCTGGGCGGAgaaggacagacagacaaacGCTGCCACCTGCTGTCCACACAAACCTCTCCCAGTCCCGAGCTGGGCCGAGCTCAGCTCCGCGGGATCCCAAAGCTCGGGATCTCCTGCAGCCCGGGAGAGCCCGCGGCGGCTCCGCCCGGCCGGACAAGGGAGAGTGGCCGGGTTTGCTcggagcggggacagccccacGTCCCAAAGGGCTGCAGAAAATCACCGGGGACTGTGAGAAAGGGTCCCACGGGACAtctcctggggctgccccagcgcTGTGAGCGAACCGAGCGGCCCCGCGGGGAGCGCCGGCTGAGCCCTCCCTGCGCTGCCGCCTCCGGGGCCGGGGGACAGCGCAGACTGTGACACGGTGAGCTAATTTGGTGGCGTTAATAACAAACATCCCACCCGAGTgatgggcagcagagctggccctCTCCTCCCGAGAGGCGCTAATTAATGTCCCCCTCCCTCGGGTGATGTCAGGCTTCCTCGAAAGGCCGTTAGTGGCCCTCATTAAAGGCTCCTCAGGATGAGTGTCCTCCCAACGCTGACCTTATTTTGACAGTGGCGCTAATTACAGAGCTCTCCGCGGAGGAATGACAATAATTACCCAGGCACGAGCAGAAAGGTCCTGGGGGAGAGCACCGAAAGTGGTGGAGAAATACGGACCTGGAGTCTCTCCTGGTGGGAGAGACGAGGCCCAGCTCCCCTGGAGAAAAGGCACATTCAGACCCCCAAACACCAAATTCTGGACGTTCTTCCTTGGCTGGAAACTCCCCAGAGATCTCAAAAGTGCTCTGGGAACACCTCCTGCCATCCACACCTCCTGCCTGACCCCCAGGTGgggagaggctctgcagggagctgagggctctgctcccacctggGAGCCCCCACCCCCCTCCAGGCCCACACCCGGCTCTGTAGGGTTGccctcttctcctttttccttcactggATTCAAGGATTTGAAACAAACCAACCCAGTTCCTGTGGAACACCCTGGAAAACCGTGAACCAGTGATTTCCAGGTGTTCCCAGGGCtcctgggctgagcctggaTGTCCCGCAGGgatccagggctgcagcccctcgtGGGGCCTCGTttcacccccaaaccccacaaatgACAGGGAACATCCCCGGTTTCAGCTCGGGACTCGGGGAACCACACCAGGCTCGGATCACAAGTGGGATCTGCCTGGCTGAGGAGCTGCGCCAGGAATTCCACACggcaggaagcagcaggaagtGTGTGGAGACACAAATCCTTGTtttacacctttgctcttttttccttctcgTTTCTTAGCTCCAGTGAAGGTGCTGGAAAGGGGAGCCCGTGGGCAGAGGAATGCGTGCAGGACACGCTGTGCCACCAAGAGGCCACCTCACCTGAGAGGAGGAAACCCACAGGTCACTGCTTGGGTCCGaaaagtgggagaaaaaaaaaaccacaaatacaagagaaacagcaacaacaattaaaaaaaaaaaaaccttcattGAAGGCGTCAGTTGGAAAATCCGCCAGTAACGAtatttcctgcagcagccccgctCCAGAAAAGCTGTAATGATTCACAGTGACCCAtccaaggaaaagcaggataCCCGTGACCCACCTGTCAGCTCTGGGCATCCTCTGGACGAGCTTAAAAGCACCAGGAAGGAGAAGAGTTCAGCCAGAACCGGCTCGAAGGAGGAAAATCGGGTCTGGCGTGGAGGGAGCAGCTCTTTGCCCAAGGTAGGTgcctcttcctcccttccttctcccgGTCTCCCAAGGAACCAAACCAGATGAGGAAAGCGTTTGGTGATGGGCAacagaaatctgatttttggCAAATAAAGGCTGGGAGGTGGCATTTTATTCCCACTGAATTTTTGAGGCATCCAGCAAAAATAGGGAATGTAAAATACGAATAAACCTGCTCATCTGGAAGGAGCAGCGGGAAAGTTCTCCAGCACTGTGGCAATAATTCCAGGAAAGAAATGTCACCCCCAGCTCGAAAAGGGAGCTTTGGGCTAAAGTTCATTGCAATTAATTTTACCTTTGGGTGTCGTTCCGCGCGCCCGCGCCGAAGCGCCGGGAATGTGCGGGCAGGGAAGGGCCAGGATGGGAATTCTCACACGCGCCTGTCCCGATCCCGGGAAGGGGTTGTCCCACTGGAgcagtcctggctgtgctgccagggcttcccgcggggctgggggggaaTCACAGCCAGGAGATTTCCCTGCGTTTCTGCCTCCCCAGGAGCTCCGATGGTTCGCTGGCTGTACCTGTCCGGGCTGGTGCTTGCCGTGCTCGTCCCGGCCGGGGGGCAGGTGGCTCCCCAGGACCTGCAGGACCTGTCCAGGTACGGGGGCTgggtggagcagggctgtgggggcagcTTCTCCCTCTCCATTCCTGTTGCTGTCCCAGCTCTTCCTATTCCAGTGTTCCATTTGTTTTGTGTGGATCCAAACGCCCTCCtggctccccacagcccaggcagggacatTCCCTGGGAGGGAATCCCGGGATTTCCTGGCTGGGTCAGAGCAGGGACGTCCTGCCCGGGGCCagccgggctgggctgagcctgctctgggctggtgctCCCGTGGCACAAAGTCCTTTGGGAACCCTCTGTGGTGAATCCAAAAtcaccctggagctgcagggggtgATCCAAACCTCAGAGCAGTTCCTGCTCTGATGTGGGAAGCAGGGACCAGGGTTGGGATCCACTGAGCAGGACAGAGGGCAGTGATTTGGGACAGGACACTGGATTTATTTGATATATTTGATATATTGGATATATTGGATATATTGGATGCCAGGAAAACCCGGGCCAGGCTTGGCAAATCTCGGGAAACTGAAACAAGGACTGTGTGTTTGATTTGTAGGAATCATATTTATTCCTCTGCACTATTCCGTCTTCTTTGGGGGATGCTCTGCgcagggacagggtttggagggcacagccctgccctgggcatcTCCTGTGGGAGGATCCTCCTGGGGTGTCCCTTAAACCCCATttccccccttctcctcccacccCGAGCAGATGGAAGCTGCTTGGACCCCAGAACTCGCCGAGCTTCCTGTCCCACGTCAGGCGACACTCGGAGGGGACCTTCACCAGCGACTTCACTCGGTACCTGGACAGGATGAAGGCCAAGGACTTCGTGCACTGGCTCATCAACGCCAAGAGGTGccgggagcagggagaggggcaggactGGGCTGGGAAAGAACCACCCCCCACCCCGATCCcaagggagagctggagaggggcctGGAACAGTGCCAGGACACGGAACGGCTTCCcgctgccagagggcagggatggatgggagatcaggcaggaattcctccctgggagggtggggaggccctggggtggatttcccagaggagctgtggctgccccatccctggaagtgtccagggccaggctggagcagcctgggataagGGAAAGTGTCCTCCCACGGCAATGGGTGGAACGAGATGAGCgttgaggtccctcccaagccaaaccattccatgaaaTCCACGGATCTGGTGCCAAGGCAGGGTTGGACTCCCTGATGCCCAATGGCTCCCGGGGATCCTCTGATCTCT from Prinia subflava isolate CZ2003 ecotype Zambia unplaced genomic scaffold, Cam_Psub_1.2 scaffold_52_NEW, whole genome shotgun sequence includes these protein-coding regions:
- the LOC134565487 gene encoding pro-glucagon-like translates to MVRWLYLSGLVLAVLVPAGGQVAPQDLQDLSRWKLLGPQNSPSFLSHVRRHSEGTFTSDFTRYLDRMKAKDFVHWLINAKRYN